The following are encoded together in the Robertmurraya sp. FSL R5-0851 genome:
- a CDS encoding TRAP transporter substrate-binding protein, with protein sequence MLKRGMKLSFTMLTLILLVFVSACSKSSGGDEAASDTKSITFKMGHMNSPDHVQDSKAMKPFSEEVEKLTDGRVKFQIYPGGALGGPKDTLDNITTGIMDAGWGLHGYNAGKFPTHSVLQLPFLANGTGEELSAVAQKLYDTFPEIQKEYDDLKLLWVHAADPYAIITKGKAVRSFEDVKGLKLRTPSVEAGEMIKSWGATPVSLPAPEIYDALQKGVIDGGVLPVAAIKDFNLTDLVDYVTLGNFNTSIFYVAMNKDSWNKISPEDQKLIEEELLGEPMAKMAGAAFDYQKGLAETEAKDAGVEFISLEESELQKFKDNSEDVKEKWLSDMKSKGVDGQKIYDETVKLIEE encoded by the coding sequence ATGTTGAAAAGAGGGATGAAGCTTAGTTTTACTATGTTAACCTTGATTTTACTAGTATTTGTGTCAGCTTGTTCGAAAAGCTCTGGGGGAGACGAAGCTGCTTCGGATACAAAATCAATTACCTTTAAGATGGGGCACATGAACTCTCCTGACCATGTACAAGATTCGAAGGCAATGAAACCGTTCAGTGAAGAAGTAGAAAAGCTTACCGATGGTCGAGTGAAATTTCAAATCTATCCGGGTGGAGCTCTTGGTGGTCCTAAGGATACGTTAGACAATATTACAACTGGAATCATGGATGCGGGTTGGGGGTTACATGGGTATAATGCTGGAAAGTTTCCAACCCACTCAGTTCTTCAACTTCCATTCCTTGCAAACGGGACGGGAGAAGAGTTAAGTGCTGTTGCTCAAAAGCTTTATGATACGTTCCCTGAAATCCAAAAGGAATATGACGATTTAAAGTTGTTATGGGTTCACGCAGCTGATCCGTACGCGATTATCACAAAAGGAAAAGCAGTCAGAAGCTTTGAGGACGTGAAAGGTTTAAAGCTTCGAACTCCGTCTGTTGAAGCAGGTGAAATGATTAAGTCATGGGGAGCAACTCCCGTTTCCTTACCAGCACCAGAAATTTATGATGCACTTCAAAAGGGTGTGATTGATGGGGGAGTCTTACCTGTTGCAGCTATTAAAGATTTTAACCTAACCGATTTGGTTGATTACGTTACATTAGGAAACTTCAACACTAGTATTTTCTACGTTGCTATGAACAAAGATAGCTGGAATAAGATTTCTCCAGAAGATCAAAAGCTCATTGAAGAAGAACTGCTTGGTGAGCCAATGGCGAAAATGGCAGGGGCAGCGTTTGATTATCAAAAGGGCTTAGCGGAAACAGAAGCGAAAGATGCAGGTGTAGAATTTATTAGTCTGGAAGAGAGTGAACTTCAAAAATTTAAGGATAACTCTGAGGATGTAAAGGAAAAATGGTTATCTGATATGAAATCAAAAGGGGTAGATGGTCAGAAGATTTACGATGAAACAGTAAAGCTTATTGAAGAATGA
- a CDS encoding TRAP transporter small permease produces the protein MEQEVRKDVSLRASALDEVSFLEKVIHPFEKVVSTLNNVLHKVSSIILFLLMFLTTADVFGRYFFNKPITGTYELTGLALAIIIFFSLGSAQLKKDHIEIDFLTNMMPVKVQHALYAFTSLILFILMSLTSWQLFEYTKRIYFGNELSGDLGLPLYLFVTLAIVGAVCFTLTYLVDSLKSFLRVVKK, from the coding sequence ATGGAACAAGAAGTAAGAAAGGATGTTTCGTTGAGAGCTTCGGCTCTTGACGAAGTTTCCTTTTTAGAAAAAGTTATTCATCCATTCGAGAAAGTTGTTTCTACTTTAAATAATGTTCTTCATAAAGTTTCAAGTATCATTTTGTTTCTATTAATGTTTCTTACGACGGCAGATGTGTTCGGTCGATATTTTTTTAATAAGCCAATTACAGGAACGTACGAACTAACTGGATTGGCGCTAGCCATAATCATTTTCTTTAGCCTTGGTTCAGCACAACTCAAAAAAGACCATATTGAAATTGACTTTTTAACGAATATGATGCCTGTTAAGGTCCAACACGCACTTTATGCCTTTACTTCCCTCATATTATTTATCCTAATGTCCCTAACTTCTTGGCAATTATTCGAATATACGAAGAGGATTTATTTCGGAAATGAATTAAGCGGAGATCTTGGACTACCTCTTTATTTGTTCGTTACACTTGCGATAGTTGGTGCGGTTTGTTTTACATTAACGTATCTAGTCGATTCGTTAAAATCCTTCCTAAGGGTGGTGAAGAAATGA
- a CDS encoding TRAP transporter large permease — protein sequence MSPEMIGVLGIVLLLVLILLRVSVGLSLFLVGFLGVSWLSDWQVGLSQLGSSAFGTSNNYGLSVIPLFILMGMFMSNTGLGKDLFNAVDKWIGHFRGGLAIATVGAASIFAAISGSSNATTATLAKITIPEMKEYNYRTTFSTAAVAAGGTLGILIPPSVILILYGALTSEPIGPLLIGGLVPGIIMTLLFMLMINIQVRLDPSIAPTKMEKATIEEKFSSLKSVWPFLLIFAISIGGIYFGVFTPSEAGGIGAIGAFFLTLLTKRLSFKGLISSLDESIRLTVMLFLILIGASLFGKFLALSQIPMYLTTTVGSLDVSPYLIMAMILVVYFILGMFLEGIAIMVLTLPIVYPLITQLGFDGLWFGIIMVMVLNIGVLTPPLGLSVYIISGVVKDVPIQQIFKGVIPAIVTMVAFTIVLIIFPEIVTYLPGLIE from the coding sequence ATGAGTCCAGAAATGATAGGGGTACTAGGAATTGTGTTACTCTTGGTTCTCATCTTATTAAGGGTTTCTGTAGGACTTTCTTTATTTTTAGTAGGGTTTTTAGGTGTATCTTGGCTTTCTGACTGGCAGGTCGGATTGTCACAGCTTGGGTCCTCTGCTTTTGGTACTTCTAATAACTATGGGTTAAGTGTTATTCCACTATTTATATTAATGGGAATGTTTATGTCTAACACAGGTCTAGGGAAGGATCTGTTTAATGCGGTTGATAAGTGGATTGGCCATTTTCGTGGTGGTCTTGCGATTGCAACAGTCGGTGCAGCCTCCATTTTTGCAGCGATATCTGGCTCTTCCAATGCAACGACAGCTACTTTGGCGAAGATCACGATTCCTGAAATGAAAGAATACAATTACCGGACGACCTTTTCTACGGCAGCAGTTGCAGCAGGTGGCACTCTGGGGATATTAATTCCTCCTAGTGTTATCTTAATATTATATGGAGCATTAACGTCTGAACCAATCGGTCCTCTATTAATTGGGGGATTAGTACCGGGGATCATCATGACTCTTCTTTTTATGCTGATGATCAACATTCAAGTCCGTTTAGACCCTTCTATTGCCCCAACTAAAATGGAGAAGGCGACCATCGAGGAGAAATTCTCCTCTTTAAAAAGTGTTTGGCCTTTTCTTTTGATATTTGCGATTAGTATCGGGGGAATTTACTTTGGTGTTTTCACTCCAAGTGAGGCTGGTGGAATTGGAGCCATTGGTGCCTTTTTCCTAACTCTATTAACAAAACGATTGAGTTTTAAAGGGCTCATTTCATCCTTAGATGAATCGATCCGATTGACGGTTATGCTGTTTTTAATTCTGATCGGAGCATCGTTATTCGGAAAGTTCTTAGCGTTAAGCCAAATTCCGATGTATTTAACAACAACTGTTGGATCACTAGACGTTTCTCCTTATCTCATCATGGCAATGATTCTTGTAGTCTACTTTATTTTAGGAATGTTTTTAGAGGGAATTGCCATCATGGTCCTCACTCTTCCTATTGTTTATCCATTGATTACTCAATTAGGATTTGATGGATTATGGTTCGGAATCATTATGGTAATGGTGCTTAATATTGGAGTTCTTACACCTCCTCTTGGGTTAAGCGTTTACATTATTAGTGGAGTGGTAAAAGATGTCCCCATTCAACAAATTTTCAAAGGAGTTATCCCAGCAATTGTTACCATGGTTGCATTTACCATTGTTCTAATTATCTTCCCAGAAATCGTCACCTATTTACCAGGACTGATTGAATAG
- a CDS encoding aromatic ring-hydroxylating oxygenase subunit alpha — MIKKTLDEKAFHLLKEKMEEGLLPQWVLTDPDIFELEIEKIYGHSWQFLGHESEIKEPGSYVTRWMVNDPVLLVRTREGDIKAFLNSCTHRGTQLCTADRGNKKTFTCPYHGWSYNLNGELVGIVAGNKVYGEEMDKSEWGLRPIPQVEMYQGMIFGNLDKNSEPLEDYLGEMKWYLDILLGRSGGMEVRGLPQRWVAKANWKATAENFAADPYHVQTTHRSTVEMGISPEDPLYAGYGHQVVMKNAHGINVITSKTGKARVPFQGMPESMWPLFEKHLTPEQLEVQSKVTVFVGGVYPNLSFVSPIHGTEGHLHNYLNFRMWRPLGPEKVEVWCWFLIDKAAPEEYKEAAYRGYLGSFGPSGTLEQDDTETWARIVEVSKGLMMRDKELNYNSVSNYLMGYSHVEPDENFPGPGTAYPTTYIDALSRRMHEQWLELISKGLFKEEVKQ; from the coding sequence ATGATCAAGAAAACATTAGATGAAAAAGCATTTCACTTATTAAAAGAAAAAATGGAGGAAGGCCTGCTTCCACAATGGGTGTTAACGGATCCAGATATCTTTGAGCTTGAAATTGAAAAAATTTATGGGCATTCCTGGCAGTTTCTTGGCCATGAATCGGAAATCAAAGAACCAGGGAGTTATGTGACACGCTGGATGGTCAATGATCCGGTACTCTTAGTTAGAACCCGAGAAGGTGATATTAAAGCATTTTTAAATTCATGTACCCATCGAGGAACACAGCTATGTACCGCTGATCGTGGAAATAAAAAAACCTTCACATGTCCCTACCATGGGTGGAGTTATAATTTGAACGGTGAATTAGTAGGGATTGTAGCCGGAAACAAAGTGTATGGAGAAGAAATGGATAAATCAGAGTGGGGGTTAAGACCGATCCCTCAAGTTGAAATGTATCAAGGAATGATCTTTGGAAATCTTGATAAAAATTCAGAACCTTTAGAGGATTATCTTGGGGAGATGAAGTGGTACTTAGATATTCTTCTTGGAAGAAGTGGCGGGATGGAAGTGCGAGGTCTCCCACAGCGCTGGGTAGCGAAAGCGAATTGGAAGGCGACTGCAGAAAACTTTGCTGCTGATCCGTATCATGTGCAAACGACTCACCGCTCTACGGTTGAAATGGGAATTAGTCCGGAAGACCCTCTATATGCTGGCTATGGACATCAAGTGGTGATGAAAAATGCTCATGGTATTAATGTGATCACCTCGAAGACAGGAAAAGCAAGAGTACCGTTCCAAGGAATGCCCGAATCTATGTGGCCATTGTTTGAAAAGCATTTAACTCCTGAACAACTAGAGGTTCAATCAAAAGTCACTGTTTTCGTGGGGGGAGTTTATCCCAACCTATCGTTTGTAAGTCCCATTCACGGAACGGAAGGGCACTTACATAATTACTTGAACTTTCGAATGTGGAGACCGCTTGGGCCAGAAAAGGTTGAGGTTTGGTGCTGGTTTTTAATTGATAAGGCAGCACCAGAGGAATATAAGGAAGCTGCCTATCGAGGGTATCTAGGTTCATTCGGTCCAAGTGGAACACTAGAACAAGATGATACCGAAACATGGGCCCGAATTGTTGAAGTAAGTAAAGGCTTAATGATGAGAGACAAAGAACTGAACTACAATAGTGTGAGTAATTATTTAATGGGGTACTCGCACGTGGAACCGGATGAGAATTTCCCTGGACCGGGGACTGCTTATCCAACGACGTATATAGATGCTTTATCAAGACGGATGCACGAACAATGGCTCGAACTGATCTCCAAGGGGCTCTTTAAGGAGGAGGTTAAGCAATGA
- a CDS encoding 3-phenylpropionate/cinnamic acid dioxygenase subunit beta — protein sequence MNLDIQRKVTPELHLEITTLLNREAYFLDNRKYKEWLELLTDDLVYRMPLRETVEGVGVDDISKDMAFFEETKVSLTTRANRLYTKSAWVENPATRQRHFITNVTVEGTEKEDEFKVRSYFLFMRSRASTTDIEQMFGERNDIIRKVNGVWKISSRTIFPDQSVITTMNMSMFL from the coding sequence ATGAATCTAGATATTCAGAGAAAGGTGACACCCGAGCTCCATCTTGAGATCACGACATTACTAAATAGAGAAGCGTATTTCCTCGACAATCGTAAGTACAAGGAATGGTTGGAATTACTCACGGATGACCTCGTATACAGAATGCCATTGAGAGAAACGGTAGAAGGTGTAGGGGTGGATGATATTTCTAAAGATATGGCTTTCTTTGAAGAAACGAAAGTCTCTCTAACTACTAGAGCCAATCGCTTGTATACAAAATCTGCTTGGGTAGAAAACCCGGCAACTAGGCAGCGGCATTTTATTACTAATGTAACTGTAGAGGGAACGGAAAAGGAAGATGAGTTCAAGGTAAGAAGCTATTTCTTATTTATGAGAAGCAGAGCCTCTACGACCGATATTGAACAAATGTTTGGGGAGCGAAATGATATCATTCGAAAAGTAAATGGTGTGTGGAAAATCTCCTCACGTACGATTTTCCCAGATCAATCGGTAATCACGACGATGAATATGAGTATGTTTCTATAA
- a CDS encoding aldehyde dehydrogenase: MQVETKVKAINCLHFINGQFVESQNHKTFENINPATEEVLGTVAEGGKEEVDFAVRAARRALNGPWKKMTLVERSKILRRIGDLILERQEELAMLESLDTGKPFSLANKIDVPRAAYNFHFFADYITSVGTDAYQQDDQAIHYAYRRPVGVVGIIKPWNLPLLLLTWKLAPCLGMGNTAVIKPAEWTPMTATVLMEICKEAGVPDGVVNLVHGFGPNSAGGAISEHPDIDAISFIGEPSTGASIMKAAADSLKKLSYELGGKNPNIIFADSDLDEVIETTIKSSFINQGEVCLCGSRIYVERPIYNEFINKFAEKVRELRVGDPLAEATNVGALVSKEHYERVNSYIEIARNDGANILTGGKRPEGIEKGYFLEPTIITGLDRTSRCVREEIFGPVVTVMPFDMEEEVIMQANDTHYGLSATIWTNDLRRAHRVAHEIEAGIIWVNTWFLRDLRTPFGGMKNSGIGRTGGMHSLDFYSELSNITIKL, from the coding sequence ATGCAGGTAGAAACGAAAGTGAAAGCGATCAATTGCTTACATTTTATTAATGGTCAATTTGTTGAATCACAAAATCATAAAACCTTTGAAAATATCAATCCAGCAACAGAAGAAGTATTAGGCACAGTGGCAGAAGGAGGAAAAGAGGAGGTAGACTTTGCCGTTCGTGCAGCAAGAAGAGCATTGAATGGACCATGGAAAAAGATGACCCTGGTTGAACGCTCCAAAATCCTTCGCCGCATTGGTGATTTGATTCTTGAAAGGCAAGAAGAATTGGCGATGCTCGAATCATTGGACACAGGGAAGCCATTTTCCTTAGCAAACAAAATCGATGTTCCGCGTGCAGCGTATAATTTTCACTTTTTCGCTGATTATATTACGTCTGTTGGAACAGATGCATACCAACAGGATGATCAAGCGATTCATTATGCCTACCGTCGACCAGTAGGGGTTGTTGGAATTATTAAGCCATGGAATCTACCATTATTACTTCTCACCTGGAAACTGGCTCCTTGCCTTGGTATGGGGAACACGGCGGTTATTAAACCAGCAGAATGGACTCCGATGACAGCAACGGTACTTATGGAGATTTGTAAAGAGGCAGGCGTTCCAGATGGAGTCGTAAATCTAGTACACGGGTTTGGTCCAAATTCTGCAGGTGGAGCAATCTCTGAACATCCAGATATTGATGCCATTTCCTTCATAGGAGAACCAAGTACTGGGGCTAGTATTATGAAAGCTGCAGCTGACTCGTTGAAAAAGCTGTCTTATGAGTTAGGCGGTAAAAATCCAAATATCATTTTTGCTGATTCTGATCTTGATGAAGTGATTGAAACAACGATTAAATCTAGCTTCATCAATCAAGGGGAAGTGTGCCTTTGCGGATCTCGCATTTATGTTGAAAGACCAATTTACAATGAATTTATCAATAAATTCGCTGAAAAAGTAAGAGAATTAAGAGTGGGTGATCCTCTTGCCGAAGCGACCAATGTAGGTGCGTTAGTTAGCAAGGAGCACTACGAGAGAGTAAATAGCTATATAGAGATTGCTCGTAATGATGGCGCGAATATTCTCACCGGTGGAAAGCGACCAGAAGGAATAGAAAAAGGTTATTTCCTTGAACCAACAATTATCACAGGTCTTGATCGCACTTCTCGTTGTGTTCGTGAAGAAATATTTGGACCTGTTGTAACGGTTATGCCATTTGATATGGAAGAAGAAGTGATCATGCAGGCAAATGATACACATTACGGGTTAAGTGCAACGATCTGGACAAATGATCTGCGACGTGCACACCGAGTGGCACACGAAATTGAAGCGGGTATTATTTGGGTAAACACATGGTTCCTGAGAGATCTAAGAACCCCATTTGGTGGAATGAAAAATAGTGGAATTGGTAGAACCGGAGGAATGCATAGCCTTGATTTCTACTCTGAATTGTCTAATATTACGATCAAACTATAG
- a CDS encoding 2-keto-4-pentenoate hydratase, producing MSIVTNKIKEYAALLSDAEKTGVGTNPLTILDPNLSVTEAYHIQLENIQMKVEQGQKIIGKKIGLTSLAMQKLLGVDEPDYGHLLDSMEVTNGGTISIEKVLQPKVEAELAFVLKKDLIGPNITTLDVLQATDYIVPALEIVDSRVKDWKIKLPDTIADNASSGFYVLGDRKAKVDEINLELLGMVLSRNNEIVNTGVGAAALGNPATCVAWLANKLSEFGIPLKAGEIILSGALSAAADAKAGDSFSARFAHLGEVKVHF from the coding sequence ATGTCTATTGTAACCAATAAAATCAAAGAATATGCTGCCCTTTTATCTGATGCGGAAAAAACGGGAGTTGGAACCAATCCGCTTACGATTTTAGATCCAAATCTATCAGTAACGGAAGCTTATCATATTCAACTAGAAAACATTCAAATGAAAGTGGAACAAGGACAGAAAATTATTGGGAAGAAAATCGGACTTACCTCACTTGCTATGCAAAAGCTTCTCGGGGTGGATGAACCAGACTATGGTCATTTGCTAGACAGTATGGAAGTAACAAATGGGGGTACGATTTCGATCGAGAAAGTCTTGCAACCAAAGGTCGAAGCTGAACTCGCCTTTGTTCTAAAAAAGGACTTAATAGGGCCAAATATTACGACGCTCGATGTCCTACAAGCAACAGATTATATTGTCCCCGCACTTGAAATTGTAGATAGTAGAGTGAAGGATTGGAAGATTAAGCTTCCTGATACGATTGCAGATAATGCCTCTTCCGGTTTCTACGTACTTGGAGACAGAAAAGCCAAGGTGGACGAAATCAATCTAGAATTGCTTGGCATGGTGCTTTCGAGAAACAATGAAATCGTCAATACCGGAGTGGGAGCTGCTGCTCTTGGAAACCCAGCTACATGTGTTGCTTGGCTAGCAAATAAATTATCTGAATTTGGAATTCCTCTTAAAGCAGGAGAAATCATTTTATCTGGCGCACTATCGGCAGCTGCAGATGCGAAAGCTGGAGATTCATTCTCTGCTAGATTTGCACATCTTGGGGAAGTAAAAGTTCATTTTTAA
- a CDS encoding acetaldehyde dehydrogenase (acetylating) — MGKVKVAILGSGNIGTDLMVKLGRSEVLELTTVIGIDPNSDGLKKARELGYETIDSGLKGFLERPELADIVFDATSAKAHIRHAKLLREAGKQVLDLTPAAVGPLVVPPVNIKEHVDADNINLITCGGQATIPMVHAIHAVQPVEYAEIVATISSKSAGPGTRANIDEFTETTARGIEKIGGARVGKAIIILNPAEPPIMMRDTIHVLVKGDHVDEVGITRSIKEMEKQVQEYVPGYKLRQEPIFNGNHVTVFIEVEGAGDYLPKYSGNLDIMTAAAVKVAEEWAKRKISQAIV, encoded by the coding sequence ATGGGCAAAGTGAAGGTGGCCATTCTTGGATCAGGGAATATTGGTACAGATCTCATGGTGAAGCTTGGGCGGTCAGAGGTTCTAGAGTTAACGACGGTAATTGGAATTGATCCTAATTCTGACGGGTTAAAAAAAGCGAGAGAGCTTGGATATGAAACGATTGATAGTGGATTAAAAGGATTCTTAGAACGTCCGGAACTCGCAGATATTGTGTTTGATGCAACGTCAGCGAAAGCACATATAAGGCATGCAAAGCTTTTGCGAGAGGCAGGAAAACAGGTTCTTGATTTAACACCAGCAGCGGTTGGGCCACTTGTTGTCCCGCCTGTAAATATAAAAGAGCATGTAGACGCAGATAATATTAATCTGATTACGTGTGGGGGCCAGGCGACGATTCCAATGGTTCATGCGATACACGCTGTCCAACCAGTGGAATATGCGGAAATTGTTGCAACCATTTCTAGTAAAAGTGCGGGTCCGGGAACAAGGGCAAATATTGATGAGTTCACAGAAACGACCGCTCGTGGAATTGAAAAAATTGGTGGTGCCAGAGTAGGAAAAGCAATCATTATCCTGAATCCAGCCGAGCCTCCGATCATGATGAGAGACACTATCCATGTTTTAGTAAAAGGGGATCACGTGGATGAAGTTGGGATTACTCGTTCCATTAAAGAAATGGAAAAACAAGTGCAAGAATATGTACCTGGGTATAAGTTAAGACAGGAACCCATCTTCAACGGAAACCATGTGACTGTATTTATTGAGGTAGAAGGCGCAGGAGATTATTTGCCGAAGTATTCTGGAAATCTTGATATTATGACGGCAGCTGCTGTGAAAGTTGCGGAAGAATGGGCAAAACGTAAAATTTCACAAGCCATTGTATAA
- the dmpG gene encoding 4-hydroxy-2-oxovalerate aldolase, with protein sequence MEEKRDVILTEVALRDGSHAIRHQFTVEQVTQVAKGLDEANVPYIEVSHGDGLGGSSLQYGFSRTNEMELIEAAAATVKQAKISVLLIPGIGTKQELKHAAQLGAKMVRVATHVTEADVAPQHIALAKDLGLETVGFLMMSHMAPTEKLVEQAKLMESYGADSVYVVDSAGALLPHEVKERIRALRQSLSIDIGFHAHNNLSLAVANSITAIEEGARRIDGSIRCLGAGAGNTQTEVLVAVLDRLGIQTGVDLYKMMDVAEEIVAPILEKPQEITKDGLVLGYAGVYSSFLLHAQAAARKFGIDSRDILVELGKMKVVGGQEDMILDVAAELAKKLQTAGL encoded by the coding sequence ATGGAAGAAAAACGTGATGTAATACTGACAGAGGTTGCATTAAGGGATGGTAGTCATGCCATTAGGCATCAATTCACAGTGGAACAGGTCACTCAAGTGGCAAAGGGGTTAGACGAAGCAAATGTTCCTTATATTGAAGTTTCACACGGAGATGGTTTAGGTGGATCCTCATTGCAATATGGATTTTCTCGAACGAATGAAATGGAATTAATTGAAGCGGCAGCGGCAACAGTAAAGCAGGCTAAAATCTCTGTTCTCCTTATTCCCGGAATTGGAACGAAGCAAGAATTAAAGCATGCGGCACAGCTTGGTGCCAAGATGGTGAGGGTGGCGACTCATGTGACAGAGGCCGACGTGGCCCCACAGCATATTGCTCTTGCAAAAGACTTAGGTCTTGAAACGGTAGGCTTCTTAATGATGTCTCATATGGCTCCAACGGAAAAGTTAGTAGAGCAAGCGAAGCTTATGGAAAGTTACGGTGCGGATAGTGTGTATGTGGTTGATTCTGCAGGAGCTCTTTTACCACATGAAGTGAAGGAGCGAATCCGTGCGCTTAGACAAAGTCTTTCGATTGATATTGGGTTTCATGCCCATAACAACTTATCATTAGCAGTGGCAAACAGTATTACCGCGATTGAAGAAGGTGCCAGACGGATTGATGGAAGTATTCGCTGTCTTGGTGCTGGTGCAGGAAATACTCAGACTGAAGTACTCGTAGCAGTGCTTGACCGCTTAGGAATTCAAACAGGAGTAGATCTTTACAAAATGATGGATGTAGCGGAGGAAATCGTTGCTCCTATCTTAGAAAAACCACAAGAAATCACAAAAGACGGTTTGGTGCTGGGGTATGCGGGCGTCTACTCTAGCTTTCTATTACACGCACAAGCAGCAGCCAGAAAATTTGGAATTGATTCCCGTGATATTCTCGTTGAGCTTGGAAAAATGAAAGTGGTTGGCGGTCAGGAGGATATGATTCTTGATGTAGCGGCAGAACTTGCCAAAAAACTACAAACGGCGGGATTATAA
- a CDS encoding 2-keto-4-pentenoate hydratase, giving the protein MATVEYKEIAKYLIAGEEEKREVVKVTENIKPDLSVEEGYLVQQELVNIKLEEGRRIVGPKMGLTSKAKMQQMNVNEPIYGYVFDYMLIENGGKVHLQDMIHPKVEAEIAFVIGEDIEGPNVTAADVLSKTEYVIPALELIDSRYVNFQFTLPDVIADNASTSRVVFGTSFHKPDKFDLDLVGVTLSINGEIKELGAGAAVLGHPAEAIAMLANMLSRKGEKVRKGDVILSGAITSAILLEKGDVVTGRFDGLGEVSFVVTD; this is encoded by the coding sequence ATGGCGACAGTGGAATATAAAGAGATTGCTAAATATTTGATTGCTGGTGAAGAAGAGAAACGCGAGGTCGTAAAAGTAACAGAGAATATCAAACCGGATCTTTCCGTGGAAGAAGGATATCTCGTCCAACAGGAGCTCGTCAATATTAAGCTAGAAGAAGGGAGAAGAATTGTCGGACCTAAAATGGGTTTAACTAGCAAAGCAAAAATGCAGCAAATGAATGTAAATGAGCCCATCTATGGATATGTGTTTGATTATATGTTGATTGAAAATGGTGGAAAGGTTCATCTACAGGACATGATTCACCCAAAAGTAGAAGCAGAGATTGCTTTTGTAATTGGAGAAGACATTGAAGGACCAAACGTGACAGCAGCAGATGTGTTGTCAAAAACAGAATATGTTATTCCAGCTCTTGAACTGATTGACAGTCGGTATGTTAATTTTCAATTTACTTTACCAGATGTCATTGCTGATAATGCTTCCACATCTAGAGTCGTTTTCGGAACATCTTTTCATAAGCCGGACAAATTTGATCTTGATTTAGTAGGAGTGACACTTTCTATTAATGGTGAAATAAAGGAACTAGGTGCAGGAGCGGCTGTACTTGGACACCCAGCGGAAGCGATTGCGATGCTAGCTAATATGCTTTCACGTAAAGGCGAAAAGGTTCGCAAGGGCGATGTGATTTTATCTGGAGCGATAACCAGTGCTATTTTGCTAGAAAAAGGAGATGTTGTCACTGGTCGGTTCGATGGATTAGGTGAAGTATCTTTCGTGGTGACAGATTAG